The Globicephala melas chromosome X, mGloMel1.2, whole genome shotgun sequence genome contains the following window.
aaatatttgtcaaaaccaGAGCTCAGGTCATGAAAGCCAAGAAATCATGGAAGGAATTCTCTACCTCTTTCATACTTAGCAGTCAAATTTTAAGCACAGAGAAAATATGAATgtgatgtatatgtgtgtatatacgaATTGGCTTGTTTTGTTAAGAGCTTATGATCATCTGAATTAGAGATGAGACAAACAGAAATAAAGCCAATCTCCACATGTACACACCCCTTGTCTCAGGTTAGTCTGGGCTCTACTTTGCGTCCTTCCTAATTGGATGACCATGATTAGGTTAAATGTATTACTATCTGGAAGAAGATGTAAGTTTGCCTGCTTCCTCAGATTTCAGTTTTAAATGGTATGGTAGCCTAGAGGAGACAGAAGGATCTAGAATGTGTGAATGAAGTGTGAGTTACCAAATTGACTTATATAGTAggtataaaatatgaaacaaaaacaatagtgGCTATGAAGCCAGTCTGGAAATAGGTAAATTCcattgaacattttaaaacctCTCTAGCTGAAATGAGcttaaaacagagaagaaaattcgATGACTGATATTATGTATTTGAAATGTGCAGGTTGGACAGCATTTGGACTTGGAATGAAACAATAAGAGGTTCCATTCATGGATAACCAACAAGATAAGGCTGTTGTTGCCTCAGCCAATGGAGAAAACACTATGATTAATGGGGTCAAGGAAAATGGTAAGGGAATTTAATTGTGGTATGTAATATTTCTCCCAGTAGTCCTTTGTTAGTACTATAGATTTTCGGTATCCACAGAGCTGGGGCAAGTTAAGTCTAGGATGCCTCTGAGATAGGAGTTAATCCTAAACTTTATTCCACCAGATCTCTAACTGGACTAGAAGGGTCTCTAAGAGGTATCAAATCCAACCCCTTTGCTCTCCCAAATCATCTCTATCAAATGGATACTTAAGTTCCTCTAAATTCCTGGTGAATTAGAAATATGCTCTGATGTGAAGTTTGGAATGTTTAGACTCAGCAGGAGCTTCCAAAACATAGGTGAGGTCTGAAGGATAGGACTATGCCTCATAGTTCAAAACCATGAATATATCCCATCTCAGCATTTTCCCACCCTGAAAGATTTGACTTTCCAGTTGATCAAGCAATCcaattttttcctcatttctgagGAGAGTGCCATGTGTGTCTGAAGAAAAAGCTGAacctaaaaaatattatttttcactcGCATGAATGTTCAATATAAAATCAAGGTTGTTCTTTAACTCTGTAGTTTCTACTTCTAAAGTTAGAGAAGCTGAAGCTTAGATTTTATATCATAAGATCAAGTACCAGAAACTGATCAAGAGAAAGAGAGTTAATGAGTCTGGTCTAATACCTTTAactttatttctgtcatttttccccttttctctagATTCAGAGGACCAGGATGTGGCAATGAAGTCATTTGCAGCTCTAGATGCTGCTACACCAATCCAGCCTATACTGGTGGCTCAAAAAGAGAACCTGATGTATCCCAGAGgtctcctgcctctgccctctaAGAAGCCCTGTATGCAGAGCCCTCCCTCTCCTTTGGGCCTGACTGAAGCACCTGAGCATGCTGCTAATAGTGCTTCTGTGAATGCCATCTCCCTTACATCTGGTGTTTCAAAAGGCCTGAACACATGGTCACTGCCCAATGAGTGTGAGAAAGCTCCATTTGCCATAATGGAGCCTGCAGGCATGTCAGCTCTGAATGGGGAGTGCCTCATGCAGCCAAGCCGGACTTGCTTGGGCTGCTTCATGGAATCCAAGGATGCAGTAGATCCTGAGCCAGGGATCAGTCTAAAAGTCAGTGATCTAAATAGGGATTATGAAACTTGTGCAGTCTCTGATATAGGGATTCAGTGTATTAATGCTGGAGAAAACATGAAATATGGAGAGCAGCTGCTCTCAGACCAGCTCCTAGGCTTCCCACTGCACAAATCAAGGGCAGGAGATAGACGAGAAGCCGAGAAACCTGACATTGACTTGGAGGACCCAGCTCAGAAAAGTTATTATGAGGCATTACTATTAGATAAGTGCAATACGGAAGAGGCTTTGCTGGCAAATTCCAATCAGGATTGGGGTTACTTTGAGACTTTTATTAGTGAGAGTAAGATTGAACTTCTTGACCTCTGTTCCAAGAATGAGCTGTCTGTCAACCTGTTCTCTGAAGAAGATGTGGATAACTACATGTTCGATGATGATGAGTCAACACTGGGCAGTGATGTCTGCTCCCTGAAAATTCGATATGAATCCTTCCAGGACAACGTTCGAGACAAAACCACCCTTTTGATGCAGGAGGATGCCCAATTCAACTTTTTTCCCAGTGTCTTCACTACCTGCCCCAAGCGGGAGTCTAAGAGTGGGGCCCTGAAGCAGAGCAGTGATCTTTCCCAATTCAAGGTCCCTGATGTGAGCATTATCTGGGGGGAGGAAGATAAAATCTTGGACaagaagaaaggcaaagaagaagGCCAGGAAGACAAAGGTGTAGAGAAAAAAGAGGCAAAGGATAATGGAGAAAAATCTGCCTTAAATAAACCATGCAGTGGACCTGAAGTAGGGCAATTTAAGAATCCAAAGCAAGGCCATCTTGCCAATTCCTTGGAGGCATCGGGGAATTTTAGTGATGACAGTTCCTTCATTGAGGTCTCTTATGATGCCATGGGGGAGATCAAGGACTGTAGCCGCTATATGGCTCGGGACACTAATTCTGGCAGCTCCTCCTCCCAGCAGAATTATGGGCTGCGAGCCAAGAGAAAAGTCAGGTATAGTGAAGATTATCTATATGATGTTGACTCACTAGAGGGTGAAAAAGTAAATGAGAGGAAGGAATGGCTGCCAGGTGGTTGTAAAGAGGAAGATGATGATGAATGGTGtcccaaaaagagaagaaaagtaactCGTAAGGAGCCCCCTGTTATTATCAAATATATCATCATCAATCGTTTTAAAGGTGAGAAGAACATGCTGGTGAAGTTGGGTAGGGTGGATGCCAGTGAGACAACAGTGAATTTGAGTGAGACGCAGCTCAACAAATATTCCAAGCTGGCCCCCTTGAAGGGCTtctggcaaaagaagaaaaagcagagaaacagCAATTCAGACTCCAACAAAACACCCTTATGCCAAAAGCAAAGCTTTGAACCAGGTAGCTTTGAGGTGTCATTCCTGCCACCTGCTCGCAAACGAAAATCTAAACTTGGCAACAGGCACAGGATTCAAAGAATCCCATCCATGGAAACTTCAGCAAGTGGTAAGCAGGTTTCATTCTGCAATGATGAGAGGCAAGCTAGTAGTCGTAAAGAAGATGGAGGCCTGAAAGGTACACTGAAGTCAGCACCTCTGGCTGCCCCCAGCTGTGCAAATGGATCACATTTAAATGACATCACAGGCCCTGACTCAGTGAAAGTCAAAGCCCAAGATGCACAATTTAAGGGGCCAGAGAGGAAAGTGCTcaacaaaatcaaatttaaaagtgAAGCCAGGTTAAAATCCAAGAAAATCAAAGCTGGGCAAGAAAGCAAGCCAGTTGTTCAAATGACCCCTCTTTTGGGAGACCAATCTTCCAAGGCTAATTCAAAGAATGAAGCTATTCCTGGGACCTCAAACGGTTCACATCTATCTGAATTTCATGAGACAAAGGTTGCTAAGAATTCTACTTTCCTACCAACCACTTGCTCTTCTGAAATGCCTCTATCATCTGCTCATGTTGCCAACAATATACCTGTTATCCCTGGAGGGTATTTGCAGACATTGTTAGATGCTTCTGACTTGTCAAATAATACTGGCATTTCATACTTCACTCAGCATTCTCCAGAGCAAAATGAAGTCAGCCTCACTcaaacagaaaaatcatttgtaCCTCTCCAGCCTGCCCAGGACTGTGTGCTTTCCTCGCCTTCTGAGTCTGAGCTGCTTCAATCATCCCAAAACTTCAAAATGGAATCAAGCAACTATGGAAATGTGTGGCCCAACAAACCTACTTCTGGCACCCAGGAATTCATGGCTGCAGTCTCAAGGGAGATAGCTCCAAACCAATCATGTGAATTTGGAGTCTCCCAAGTAGTTTCCATGGAAAATAACCTCACAGCTACAACATACAATCCGATCTGCCTCAGCAGCAGTGGCAGTAGTTGCAACAAGGTCCTGTATGCGTCTGTGCAAGACACCCAGCTCTCATCTGATGACTCTTATCAATTATGTCACTTTAATAATGGAGAGACCTGCTTTCCTTTCCAGCAGGGTCCAGTGAATATGGATGATGGGCGGCTCTTTAGCTTTGATTCCATGGCCCCACTCTCTGTCGACTCAAGCAATTATTGCTCCTTAAGCTTGAAGTCTTGTGAaaaggatggtgatgatgatatcACTGATGACTTCCTGGCCCACTGCAGCCCCAAGCTGGTGATCCAGCAGAGCATTGATGAAATAGCACCACTAAAGGAGTCCACTGACCTCCTGGATATCTCCAACTTCACTCCTGACAAATTCCGCCACTCTTCCCTCTCAGAGATGTCCCCACCTGACACCCCCAGTCTTTCCCCTCAGATTACCAGATGTGAGAGTATCAAGACACTAGGAACACTAAAGGTGTTCCAAGAGGGTGTCCCAGGAATACTGGGCAATATGGAAAAAATCAAATGGGACTGCAGTACCCTTTCACGGCAGGTCCAAGTGGATGATGGATTTACTTTAAATAACCATCAGTTTCAGTTCCATATGTTCAATGATGAGGATTCTGTCAGCCTGCTCCAAAAAGCCCCTTGCTTATCAGCGTTTAATGATCCATCTGGTCAAATGAGTACCAACAACAAGGTGtcaaaatcaagaaagaaaagttcACCCAACAAGAGTGGGGCTACGAACCAAAGCTCTTCTcagaaaaacaacaggaaaaaaaaccccaaagccaaCAACAAAGGGATTGAAAAACCACCTGGCAAAACCTCCCGCCAGGTCCCTAAGTcaacaaagaaagggaaattcaTGGCTGCAGTCAATGGAGAGAAAATGCAAATTGGCATCGGTCGTGGAGGAGGCCAAGTCAACAGCATATCCTCCACAGGGAAGACTTTGGCTGAATGTATCCAGCATAGTGGCCCTGTGGCCTCTATGAAGATGCCAAGTCAGAAGGGACTTTCTGGAGATTGGTCTTTGGGGAAGGAGAGCAGCCCAGGCTGGAGTGACATGAGCATGGGCACCAACACCAACAACCTTCTGGATGATGATCAACGGGAATTTCAGGAGCCTTCTTATATCTTGTCCAACATTGCCTCTGGTATGGCAGATGTGCAGAGATTCATGATGGCCTCCATAGAGCCCCTTTGCGAACCCATGGAGCACCATGGAGACCCCAATATATTCTACTCCCCTGAGTCCAATAGTCTAAAATTAAAAACCCTCAAAATATTGGCTGGGACACCacaggaatctaagaaaaaggcCAACAGTGGCTCTCCAGGAGCCACTAAGAATCACAGGTCCATCAAGGGTGTGAGTAAAAGCAATGGGAAAGCAGCGATAGGTGATCCTGGTCGTGCAAGCATGTCTGGTTATAACGAGGACTCTCGCTCTTCCTTCTTTGATAAAAAGTATAATAACCTGAGCACTTTAGGCAATAATGGACCGACACACAAAAAGTTATATCGTCACAAAACCAGCTCCAAGGCCCTGAGAGATGAGAAGTGTAAGGGAAAGCGTATGGAGCGAGAACAGGTCCACAAGGATGAGGCTGGGACagcttcttttgaaaaactgaGGTAATACTGCATCAAAATGGCTGAGATGATGCACCCTTAGCTTTCCTACTCTGCTAAGCCCGCAGtccctcatttttttccctcttgaaaGCAGTTTGCATGAAAGAAACTGTCCCATtcccttctttttcaaattaaaacgaaaagaaaaaaagtgcatGAAAATCCCTATACCTCTAAGCCACACAAAAGATTGGGCAATTTTGTAGTGGCTTGACTAGGGATAAATTCTGACAAGGCTACTTTTTCTGCTAGTCAGCATTAGTTTTTACTTACTGAGAAAATACAACTAAAATATGCTCTTG
Protein-coding sequences here:
- the NEXMIF gene encoding neurite extension and migration factor; this translates as MDNQQDKAVVASANGENTMINGVKENDSEDQDVAMKSFAALDAATPIQPILVAQKENLMYPRGLLPLPSKKPCMQSPPSPLGLTEAPEHAANSASVNAISLTSGVSKGLNTWSLPNECEKAPFAIMEPAGMSALNGECLMQPSRTCLGCFMESKDAVDPEPGISLKVSDLNRDYETCAVSDIGIQCINAGENMKYGEQLLSDQLLGFPLHKSRAGDRREAEKPDIDLEDPAQKSYYEALLLDKCNTEEALLANSNQDWGYFETFISESKIELLDLCSKNELSVNLFSEEDVDNYMFDDDESTLGSDVCSLKIRYESFQDNVRDKTTLLMQEDAQFNFFPSVFTTCPKRESKSGALKQSSDLSQFKVPDVSIIWGEEDKILDKKKGKEEGQEDKGVEKKEAKDNGEKSALNKPCSGPEVGQFKNPKQGHLANSLEASGNFSDDSSFIEVSYDAMGEIKDCSRYMARDTNSGSSSSQQNYGLRAKRKVRYSEDYLYDVDSLEGEKVNERKEWLPGGCKEEDDDEWCPKKRRKVTRKEPPVIIKYIIINRFKGEKNMLVKLGRVDASETTVNLSETQLNKYSKLAPLKGFWQKKKKQRNSNSDSNKTPLCQKQSFEPGSFEVSFLPPARKRKSKLGNRHRIQRIPSMETSASGKQVSFCNDERQASSRKEDGGLKGTLKSAPLAAPSCANGSHLNDITGPDSVKVKAQDAQFKGPERKVLNKIKFKSEARLKSKKIKAGQESKPVVQMTPLLGDQSSKANSKNEAIPGTSNGSHLSEFHETKVAKNSTFLPTTCSSEMPLSSAHVANNIPVIPGGYLQTLLDASDLSNNTGISYFTQHSPEQNEVSLTQTEKSFVPLQPAQDCVLSSPSESELLQSSQNFKMESSNYGNVWPNKPTSGTQEFMAAVSREIAPNQSCEFGVSQVVSMENNLTATTYNPICLSSSGSSCNKVLYASVQDTQLSSDDSYQLCHFNNGETCFPFQQGPVNMDDGRLFSFDSMAPLSVDSSNYCSLSLKSCEKDGDDDITDDFLAHCSPKLVIQQSIDEIAPLKESTDLLDISNFTPDKFRHSSLSEMSPPDTPSLSPQITRCESIKTLGTLKVFQEGVPGILGNMEKIKWDCSTLSRQVQVDDGFTLNNHQFQFHMFNDEDSVSLLQKAPCLSAFNDPSGQMSTNNKVSKSRKKSSPNKSGATNQSSSQKNNRKKNPKANNKGIEKPPGKTSRQVPKSTKKGKFMAAVNGEKMQIGIGRGGGQVNSISSTGKTLAECIQHSGPVASMKMPSQKGLSGDWSLGKESSPGWSDMSMGTNTNNLLDDDQREFQEPSYILSNIASGMADVQRFMMASIEPLCEPMEHHGDPNIFYSPESNSLKLKTLKILAGTPQESKKKANSGSPGATKNHRSIKGVSKSNGKAAIGDPGRASMSGYNEDSRSSFFDKKYNNLSTLGNNGPTHKKLYRHKTSSKALRDEKCKGKRMEREQVHKDEAGTASFEKLRDSDYNLLKAETAFWVLPVFEEETPIFQKDI